TACCTAACCCCTCCCCTTTGCTGGCACCTTTTACCAGACCGGCGATATCCACGATTTCTACGGTTGTTGGCACGATGCGGTTCGGTTTTACCAATTCGGCCAGTTTATTGAGACGCTCATCGGGTACGGTAATTACCCCTACGTTAGGTTCGATAGTACAGAAAGGAAAGTTGGCAGATTGTGCCTTTGCATTCGAGAGACAGTTAAAGAGAGTAGATTTTCCAACGTTTGGCAAACCTACGATTCCACATTGTAATGCCATAAAATGTTATTGAGTTGTATTTGTATTTCGATTAAATTCTTCCACCCCATCCCCCTAAAGGGGGCTTTGGCCGCAGTGAAATTTGAATCTGACTACGGTTTTAATTTCAATCAGGGTACAAAATCTATTGTTTGTACTTCGGAATAAGTCCCCTTCAGGGGATTTAGGGGTATTATAAAGAGTCCGCAAAGGTAAGACTTTTAGGCGAATAAATAAAAATTGAGACTGAACCCAAATGTTAATGAACTTGTTACTTCGGTAGATTCTATAGTTTATAAAACTTTCCATTTAAAACAGATAGTATGAAACGAGCATTATTATTTATCATGCTAATTATTAATGGATTATATTCATTCGGACAAATAACCCATGCCATTAAAGGAAATATCATTGACAAGAAAACCAGGGAGCCTATCCCTTACACCAATGTAATTATCTGGAACACAACGACCGGTGCACAGAGTGATTCTCTCGGTAATTTTATCCTATTGAAAGTCAAACCCGGTACTTACCGGCTTCAGGTAAGCAGCATCGGGTACAATCCCTATATCTCTTCTGAGTTTATGGTTTCGAGTAAGGATAAATTCGTCACCATCGAACTGGAGGAAAACAGCAAACAACTCGGAGAAGTTACAGTAAAAGCCACTCCATTTCGCAAAACAGCGGAAAGTCCCATTGCCATGCGGGTGATTGGATTTACCGAGATAGAAAAAAGTGCCGGAGCTAACCGTGATATTTCGCGTGTGATCCAGTCCTTTCCCGGAGTAGCCTCCTCCCCTGCCGGTTACCGTAACGACCTGATTGTGAGAGGTGGCGGCCCGGCTGAAAACCGCTATTACATCGACGGTGTGGAAATACCTAATATCAACCACTTTGCCACACAGGGAGCATCAGGTGGTCCCGTAGGTATAATCAATGCAGAACTGATTCGTGAAACGGACTTCTACTCCGGCGCATTTCCGGCCGGTAAAAACAATGCTATGAGTTCCGTACTGGACTTCAAACTCAAAGATGGCAGTACGGAAGAACATAACTACAGCTTTGTGCTGGGGTCGTCTGATTTTGGTTTCAATACGGATGGACACATTGGTAAAAAGGTGACCTATATTGCCTCAATCCGCCAGTCTTATCTGCAATACCTGTTTAAGGCATTGAATCTCCCCTTCCTACCCACTTTTACAGATGCTCAGTTTAAAACCAAAATCAAGTTTGATAAGAAAAACGAACTGACTATTCTGGGACTCGGAGCCATCGACAACATGACGCTCAATACAGATACCGTAGGACAAACGGATGCCAACAAATACATCATCACCACACTACCCATTATCCGACAAAATACCTACACTCTGGGAGCGGTATATAAACACTTTTCCGGAAAGCAGGTTCAAACTCTTGTGTTAAGTACCAATAGGTTGTTTAATGAAAATACGAAATACAAAAATAACGATGAAAGTTCACCGGCTAATAAAATCCTCGATTACTGTTCATCGGAACAGGAAACCAAACTGCGGTTTGAAAACAGCAGTCGGATGAACAGCTTCCGCCTGATTGCCGGAGCCAATGCGGAAGTGGCCAGCTACTATAACCGGACAAACCAACGACTCTATGTTAATAACCAATCCCTGTTATTGAAATATGCCACAGATCTCTCTATATTCAAATACGGACTGTTCGGTTCGCTCAGTTATGAACAGCCGGATGGAAGATTCACGGCATCACTGGGAGTACGTACCGATGCAAACAGTTATTCTTCGGAAATGAACAATCCGCTTAAACAGCTTTCACCCCGGCTCTCCCTCTCCTACCAGCTGGCACAAAACTTATTTATCAACGGAAACGTGGGACGGTATTACCAACTTCCTTCCTACACGGTTTTGGGTTATAAAGACAACAACGGGATAGTTATCAACAGAGCTAACCGGGTAAAATACATCTATTCAGACCAAATTGTAGTGGGTTTTGAACACCAACCGGCAAACTACATCCGCCTGACACTGGAAGGCTTTTACAAGAAATACGAGAATGGGCTGCTTTCACTGGCCGATTCCATTCCCCTATCCTCCAAAGGGAACGATTATAACGTATTGGGAACCGAAAGCGTCAATTCTACGGCTCAGGGACGTGCTTACGGACTCGAATTGCTGGCCCGCTGGTTTGGTTATAAGAATCTGAACCTTATTGCGGCTTATACTTATGTCAGAAGTGAGTTTAAAAACCCGAAAACAGGAGATTATATTCCCTCTGCCTGGGATAGCCGTCATCTCTTTACCCTGACAGGTGGATATACCTTACCGCGCAATTGGGTGATTGGTGCTAAATTCCGTGCTGTGGGCGGTGCACCTTATACTCCATACGATGTTGATAAGTCTTCATTAAAAACCGCCTGGGACGCTCAAAATCGCCCTTATCTGGATTACAGCAGATATAACACACTCAGGTTGAAGACATTCACACAACTCGATTTGCGTGTGGATAAAACCTACTTTTTCAACAAGTGGATGTTTGGTTTCTATTTCGATGTGCAAAATGCAATGAACACCCAATACAATCCTGCTCCCGTGATTACAAGTACCGGTATTACTGACCCTACAAATCCGGACAAATACATTATGAAAACTATCAACCAACGTAACGGAACTGTTGTACCTTCTATTGGTATAATGGTAGAGTTTTAAACAGTTTCAACAAGGTATTGATAAGTATGATGTTGATTGTATATAAACCTCATTGTTAGAACATTGGCGTTATCATGGATTATTCTCAACCTATCTAATTAACAGAGTTATGAATATCAAAGAGCTAACCGGTTTTAGAAACCTGTTAGGTCTTTTTCCAACTCCAGACCATATTGTGAATTAAAAGAAACTACTCTTCAACAGGTAAATGTTACTGCTGTTTTAAACTCCCCTATTATAGTAATAAACACACTTATCTTGTTTATCTATTCATTATCCAATTGATACTTATCAACCATTTCAACAATCGTTTGATAAACTGGTTGTTGAATACCTTAACTATCTAATATACATTAATTTAATCAGACAATAAACAATGCATCTAAATCAGATATAAACAGGGTTATGAGAAAAAGTATCACCATTCATTTATTGGACTATTTCATAATTAATCCCCGAAATATATATCGTAAATAAGACAGTAGATTAGAGAGATACTGAATACAAGAAAACCAATACAGTTTGAAAGATTTGAATTCAAAATATACCAGGAACTAAAGTCAACTAACTGTAGGTTTTCAAAAAGAAATCAACATAATATTCAATCTATCCAACATTGTCAACAAAACACCTTATCAACATTTTCAACAACAGAAATCAACAGCCTGTTGATTTTATATTTACCTTAAATACACGGACTTATAAATTGTATAATATCATATCAACTACAGTTATGAGCATAGGTCTAACAAGTCAAATCTTACAGAATAAAAGGGTAATCAACACAATTAACAAAAGCGTTATCAACCGAGTGTTGATAGGAGTGGAGAGCATATTCTGTCCTCAAAAAGCTGTTTTGTTTATGCGTAAATTAAATCTGTTGCTAAGTCATATTTTTTTGCAGTTACTCTCGGGTGCAGCGGTTTTTAACCGCTGATTCTAATAATATATTCTCGCGGTTAAAACCCGATAGCTATCGCGGACGAGACACCCGAAAGGGAATCTCTTTCATCATATTAAGCCGTTTAATAACATTTATACGTGTGATTTCAATTCATAGGCATTACTTCAAAATAGTAGACGATAAATCATATAATCAACAGTTTCAACAGTCTGTTTCAACAAGCTGTTAATATTATAAACATCAGTATTTCATTGATTTACAAAAAGAATGTTTGATAAGGCTTGAACATTATCAACAAATGATGAGACAATATTCATGTGAAATCTATATTTAGATGAAATCCCGGAATATCAACAATTATTTTATTGCGTATTTATCTGAATTACAGAAAGATGAAAAGAAGAGTAGAAGAGAGGAGGGGAGTTATCAACCATTCATCCGATGACTTTATATCACCGGATGAATAGAGTATTATGATTTACTTTTTCAACTGCTTGAAGAAGTCCCAGATGACAATTCCGGCAGTTACAGAAACGTTTAATGAGTGTTTTGTACCATATTGCGGTAATTCAATGCAACCATCAGAGTTGCTCACTACCTCCTGCAGAACACCTTTCACCTCATTTCCCAGGATAACCGCGTATTTCTTATCCGTATCCAATACCAGTTCCGTCAACATGGTACTGTTTTCAACCTGCTCTATTGAAAAGACTGTGTAATCGTTATCTTTCAGCTCTTTAACTGCATCCATTGTCTCTTCCCTGTATATCCAGTCAACCGTATCTTCAGCGCCCAGGGCGGTTTTATGAATCTCAGGTTGTGGGGGAGTGGCGGTGATACCACACAGATAGATGGCTTCCACCAGAAAAGCATCAGAAGTTCTAAACACAGAACCCACATTATTCAAACTTCTAACGTTGTCTAATACAACGACTAACGGAATCTTATCAACCTGCTTAAACTCATCTTTTGACAAACGGTTTAATTCAGTGATTTTCAGTTTTCTCATATTATTGGTAACTTACAATAGTATATTGGGTTTTATCTTGCTAATAAAAGGTTTCAACAGTATATTTAGCTACTTACCGCATTGTAAATAGGGATTGCATCAGCATTTCTACGGATTATAATAAACAAATATGGAATAAGAACAGTTATTCTATTGATATAGTGATATATATATCATTTTGTAACAATATTGACCAATCATTGAAATCCTGTTGAAAAAGGTTTGAAACTAATTGATGAAAAATGAAAAGTTTTCCTTGCATCATATTGGAACTATTCTATAGCAGATAAGCTATCAAATCTCCAAATTAGTTTTTACCTTTTTGTTTTTTTCTTTTTAACGGCAAATTTGCGGGTTATCAATAGGCTAAGCCATCGAAAGTTTTTAAATTTGTATCTTATAAACTCACTGTTGAAAAGAATCTAAGGCAAAGAAAATCAAATTATTCGACATAATGAAACATGTTGACAAAGTGAAATTCCTATTGATAACTCACTCCTGACATCTTTCTGAAATATATTTGTCAACTCTATCAACAGTCTATTATAATAATCATCTCTTTTATTTCATTTAATCTATTAATAAATATAATAAGTATGAGTGTTGACATTTCAAAGGGATACGTCGATGTTCCGGTGGATGCATCTCTGAATCTTCCCGAAGAAATTAATAAGCTGAAAATAGAAAAGAACGCAATCATATTGGCGCACTACTACCAGCGCGACGAAATGCAGGATATTGCCGATTATGTTGGGGATAGCCTGGCATTGGCACAATGGGCTGCCAAGACCGATGCTGACATTATAGTGCTTTGCGGTGTACACTTTATGGGAGAGACGGCAAAAATACTTTCTCCGCAAAAGAAAGTGCTGGTTCCGGATCTCAATGCCGGTTGTTCATTGGCCGACAGTTGTCCTGCACAGGAGTTTTCCGACTTTGTAGCCCGCCACCCCGACCATACCGTGGTTTCGTATGTGAATACAACCGCAGCTGTGAAAGCTGTAACCGATGTGGTGGTTACCTCTACCAATGCGAAGGTGATTATCGATAGTTTTCCCGAGGATGAGAAATTGATATTCGGTCCTGACCGCAACCTCGGAAATTATCTGAATAGCGTGACGGGCCGCAAAATGCTGTTGTGGGATGGCGCCTGCCACGTACACGAGCAATTTTCTGTAGAGAAAATCATC
Above is a genomic segment from Parabacteroides sp. FAFU027 containing:
- a CDS encoding TonB-dependent receptor — encoded protein: MKRALLFIMLIINGLYSFGQITHAIKGNIIDKKTREPIPYTNVIIWNTTTGAQSDSLGNFILLKVKPGTYRLQVSSIGYNPYISSEFMVSSKDKFVTIELEENSKQLGEVTVKATPFRKTAESPIAMRVIGFTEIEKSAGANRDISRVIQSFPGVASSPAGYRNDLIVRGGGPAENRYYIDGVEIPNINHFATQGASGGPVGIINAELIRETDFYSGAFPAGKNNAMSSVLDFKLKDGSTEEHNYSFVLGSSDFGFNTDGHIGKKVTYIASIRQSYLQYLFKALNLPFLPTFTDAQFKTKIKFDKKNELTILGLGAIDNMTLNTDTVGQTDANKYIITTLPIIRQNTYTLGAVYKHFSGKQVQTLVLSTNRLFNENTKYKNNDESSPANKILDYCSSEQETKLRFENSSRMNSFRLIAGANAEVASYYNRTNQRLYVNNQSLLLKYATDLSIFKYGLFGSLSYEQPDGRFTASLGVRTDANSYSSEMNNPLKQLSPRLSLSYQLAQNLFINGNVGRYYQLPSYTVLGYKDNNGIVINRANRVKYIYSDQIVVGFEHQPANYIRLTLEGFYKKYENGLLSLADSIPLSSKGNDYNVLGTESVNSTAQGRAYGLELLARWFGYKNLNLIAAYTYVRSEFKNPKTGDYIPSAWDSRHLFTLTGGYTLPRNWVIGAKFRAVGGAPYTPYDVDKSSLKTAWDAQNRPYLDYSRYNTLRLKTFTQLDLRVDKTYFFNKWMFGFYFDVQNAMNTQYNPAPVITSTGITDPTNPDKYIMKTINQRNGTVVPSIGIMVEF
- a CDS encoding RNA methyltransferase — protein: MRKLKITELNRLSKDEFKQVDKIPLVVVLDNVRSLNNVGSVFRTSDAFLVEAIYLCGITATPPQPEIHKTALGAEDTVDWIYREETMDAVKELKDNDYTVFSIEQVENSTMLTELVLDTDKKYAVILGNEVKGVLQEVVSNSDGCIELPQYGTKHSLNVSVTAGIVIWDFFKQLKK
- the nadA gene encoding quinolinate synthase NadA, producing MSVDISKGYVDVPVDASLNLPEEINKLKIEKNAIILAHYYQRDEMQDIADYVGDSLALAQWAAKTDADIIVLCGVHFMGETAKILSPQKKVLVPDLNAGCSLADSCPAQEFSDFVARHPDHTVVSYVNTTAAVKAVTDVVVTSTNAKVIIDSFPEDEKLIFGPDRNLGNYLNSVTGRKMLLWDGACHVHEQFSVEKIIELKKQYPEAMVLAHPECKQVVLTLADFIGSTAALLRYATNTDHKQFIVATESGIIHEMKKHNPDKEFIPAPPNDSTCGCNECSFMRLNTLEKLYNCLKYELPEITVEEEIRVKAVKSIHRMLDISEKHGL